A single genomic interval of Penicillium psychrofluorescens genome assembly, chromosome: 2 harbors:
- a CDS encoding uncharacterized protein (ID:PFLUO_002799-T1.cds;~source:funannotate) has protein sequence MGDTPLASLSLTHVHYNPEDPLSFVSAWLALVPQALCVSYATLMWASREAEVILMFVGQMGCEALNFVLKRIIKEERPKEMFGKGYGMPSSHAQFMAFFSVYLTLFLLVRQTPIPASAYPVRDFLLRIALTVGLCAGASVVAVSRVYLSYHTPKQVLAGCGAGVVCACAWFVVTGFLRSSGWMDWALNLTLARLVRIQDLVVSEDLAEAGWQRWEVQRLKRLGRSQARKSE, from the exons atgggCGACACTCCCTTGGCCTCGCTGTCCCTGACCCACGTCCACTAT AACCCCGAAGACCCCCTGTCCTTCGTGTCCGCCTGGCTCGCCCTGGTCCCGCAGGCATTATGTGTTTCCTACGCGACCCTGATGTGGGCCTCGAGGGAGGCCGAGGTGATCTTGATGTTTGTGGGCCAGATGGGCTGTGAGGCATTGAATTTTGTGCTCAAGCGCATCATCAAGGAGGAGCGGCCGAAAG AAATGTTCGGCAAGGGCTATGGCATGCCCTCCTCTCACGCCCAGTTCATGGCCTTTTTCTCCGTCTACCTGACCCTATTCCTCTTGGTCCGACAGACCCCGATCCCTGCTAGCGCCTATCCAGTCCGCGATTTCCTGCTGCGCATTGCTCTGACGGTAGGACTGTGTGCCGGTGCTTCTGTGGTGGCTGTGAGCCGAGTTTATTTGAGTTACCACACGCCCAAGCAGGTCCTGGCTGGCTGTGGTGCCGGGGTGGtctgcgcctgcgcctggTTCGTGGTGACAGGGTTTCTGCGCAGCTCTGGGTGGATGGATTGGGCCCTGAACTTGACGCTTGCCCGACTAGTGCGGATTCAAGATCTGGTGGTCAGTGAAgacctggccgaggccgggTGGCAACGATGGGAAGTGCAGCGGTTGAAGCGGCTCGGCCGTAGTCAAGCGCGCAAGTCAGAATGA
- a CDS encoding uncharacterized protein (ID:PFLUO_002798-T1.cds;~source:funannotate): MDVPPGASGVPLQEHHIVKADEVDQMGTDISPVSDDQLMEEVAEGLRQEQASQAAPAPAPVGAPPQPVKMAKRPDLRRGGTAPPPPLQPPPPAPVQQNMDRPPDSLSLAQLRRLVHEMPKVEQPAYAFDYADAQPFPEELEEWFQYNDFDRVMLMTSKTTFDRKWSSFIQQKTSDANEISWIEAPETLCRAFITQILTGLQHADIAVRLEALECISYQVTGAWALTAGRVASDYPPEPDSKTAEETPRSKSLQIEWMEKNVSLLQQCSGIQVLVESLCHLFDKTRPSMRPDTDGMEFERLNTGDIAAPEREANLVLTCLYFAVEVGRRQEAQTPDQTPVRDAFRESDPNLLVSIVEIIARLRWDESANIPLTRIILLLWKSLLLVFGGTESLKRAKGALEPSFTPDRSSNRRTPFLTASPLDYHLFRQEITSKYPAYNPPPPIVPLELENNSILPPLPQHPSRINTSTGLFSGVGPSIAGGNGSILQQSVHIATPAPSPPPSPIGPGGKTGKKQNYQTNQNFPFMYPPLDDTSNHIGGKGTTERQDTLVGKRWEGSDVPASIIEAGKLFSTHVKMTRAMRQLWDEREHFMKYDRGWNFDDSACPPDSNSEKLAHEMDELKLSENQPTTESEAPPEKETDDSDVQRRLDAVETFYTKTLAHLQSITIVFLKIILTNVSSVVNQVNAQSSQVMSNGHSANGIPDLFSDASIDELDNIRLREITGKAVSGTLLLLLKWFKRSHVLKFEYMTQLLLDSNYLPLILKMFAHQDVDQAVTQKNDREDLAFFHFCRAHSDHAAEAHSGEDTESEDDAAPPPIARHRPDPTASSSSVKGLSPEDSVHDFLDGPARPEVDELGYPTAPPPKEPITLFSFRNFFSAINYLHIMQKITRDKAHRCLLLVQYKSSTILRKGLKIPDPHLRFYTLKLFKSQVPYCGRKWRQSNMRVITAIYLYCRPELRDDWLAGSDVDAEVEEALPLEQALRGLTHWWHLRQYQDVMGGPEGTTMMEEERDFFVRELESMGWGFADEMLSGVDESEMGAGPPMMNGEWDGGPLQMEGWTS, from the exons ATGGATGTCCCTCCAGGTGCCTCCGGCGTGCCCCTCCAGGAACATCACATCgtcaaggccgacgaggtTGACCAAATGGGGACGGACATTTCCCCCGTCTCGGACGACCAGCtgatggaggaggtggccGAAGGTCTGCGTCAAGAGCAGGCCTCCCAAGCGGCGCCCGCGCCTGCGCCAGTGGGAGCACCACCACAGCCTGTAAAAATGGCGAAGCGTCCAGACCTTCGTCGCGGTGGCACTGCACCACCTCCGCCACTGCAACCGCCACCCCCAGCTCCGGTTCAGCAAAACATGGATCGACCTCCGGACTCACTGAGCCTAGCGCAGCTCAGGCGGCTGGTACATGAAATGCCCAAGGTTGAACAGCCAGCCTATGCGTTCGACTACGCCGATGCGCAGCCCTTTCCGGAAGAGCTTGAGGAGTGGTTCCAGTACAACGATTTCGATCGTGTGATGTTGATGACCTCGAAGACAACCTTTGACCGCAAGTGGAGCAGCTTCATTCAACAGAAAACCTCGGATGCAAATGAGATCTCGTGGATCGAAGCACCCGAAACACTGTGTCGGGCATTCATCACCCAAATTCTAACGGGATTGCAGCATGCCGACATCGCTGTGCGACTGGAAGCTCTAGAGTGCATTTCCTACCAAGTCACCGGGGCTTGGGCGCTTACGGCAGGGCGAGTTGCGTCCGATTATCCCCCAGAGCCGGATTCGAAaacagcagaagaaaccCCTCGATCAAAGTCCCTGCAGATCGAGTGGATGGAGAAAAATGTTTCGCTTCTCCAGCAATGCTCGGGAATCCAGGTCCTGGTTGAAAGTCTTTGTCATTTGTTTGACAAAACCAGGCCTTCCATGCGCCCCGATACGGATGGAATGGAGTTTGAACGACTCAATACGGGGGATATTGCTGCCCCAGAGCGCGAGGCGAACCTCGTGCTCACGTGTCTCTATTTTGCTGTCGAAGTCGGCCGTCGACAGGAGGCTCAAACTCCCGACCAAACACCAGTTCGCGATGCATTCCGCGAGTCCGACCCTAATCTACTGGTCTCCATCGTTGAGATCATTGCACGGTTGCGATGGGATGAGTCTGCCAACATCCCCCTGACTAGAATTATTCTTCTCTTGTGGAAGTCTTTGCTTCTAGTGTTTGGCGGCACTGAAAGTCTCAAGCGGGCAAAGGGAGCGTTGGAGCCTTCCTTCACCCCAGACAGGTCCTCGAATCGCAGGACACCCTTCCTCACGGCTTCTCCGCTGGATTATCACCTCTTCCGCCAAGAAATCACGTCCAAGTATCCTGCTTATAACCCTCCGCCACCAATCGTTCCTCTAGAGTTGGAAAACAATTCGATTTTGCCACCTCTTCCGCAGCATCCTAGCCGGATCAATACCTCAACCGGTCTTTTCTCTGGAGTTGGGCCCTCGATTGCCGGCGGGAACGGTTCCATTTTACAGCAATCTGTTCACATTGCAACGCCTGCCCcatctccccctccatcacccATTGGTCCAGGAGGAAAAACCGGAAAGAAGCAGAATTATCAGACAAACCAAAACTTTCCGTTCATGTATCCGCCGCTTGATGACACTAGCAACCACATTGGTGGCAAAGGCACGACTGAACGCCAGGATACGTTGGTAGGGAAACGATGGGAAGGTAGTGATGTCCCTGCGTCGATTATTGAGGCTGGAAAGCTCTTCTCTACTCATGTCAAAATGACCCGTGCAATGCGGCAGTTGTGGGACGAGCGCGAGCACTTTATGAAATACGACCGGGGGTGGAATTTCGACGATTCTGCATGCCCGCCAGACTCCAACTCGGAGAAATTGGCCCATGAAATGGACGAGTTAAAATTATCGGAGAATCAACCAACTACTGAGTCTGAAGCACCACCTGAGAAAGAGACGGACGATTCAGATGTGCAACGGCGCTTGGATGCGGTGGAGACGTTCTAT ACGAAAACCTTGGCACACCTTCAGTCCATCACCATTGTCTTCCTCAAAATCATCTTGACGAATGTCAGCTCGGTAGTGAACCAGGTCAACGCTCAAAGCTCTCAGGTCATGAG CAACGGCCACAGCGCAAATGGGATCCCAGATCTCTTCTCTGATGCCTCGATTGACGAATTGGACAATATCCGGCTGCGTGAAATCACCGGCAAAGCTGTGTCTGGGACCTTGTTGCTTCTACTGAAGTGGTTCAAGAGATCTC ATGTCTTGAAGTTTGAATACATGActcagcttcttctcgacTCGAACTACCTGCCTCTCATCCTGAAAATGTTTGCCCATCAGGATGTGGACCAGGCGGTGACGCAGAAGAATGACCGGGAAGACCTGGC CTTCTTCCATTTCTGCCGTGCCCATTCAGAtcacgccgccgaggcacATTCAGGCGAAGATACGGAGAGTGAAGACGATGCCGCTCCACCACCCATTGCTCGCCACCGCCCCGATCcaacagccagcagcagctctgTGAAGGGTTTGTCTCCCGAGGACAGCGTTCATGATTTTCTCGATGGCCCTGCCCGGCCCGAAGTGGACGAACTAGGGTATCCGaccgcaccaccacccaagGAACCGATCACCCTGTTTTCCTTCCGCAATTTCTTCTCTGCAATCAACTACCTGCACATCATGCAGAAGATCACACGCGACAAGGCGCACCGCTGTCTACTGCTGGTGCAATACAAATCCAGCACCATCCTTCGCAAGGGCCTGAAGATCCCCGACCCTCACCTCCGGTTTTACACGCTCAAACTCTTCAAATCGCAGGTCCCCTACTGCGGCCGCAAGTGGCGCCAGAGTAACATGCGCGTCATTACTGCGATTTACCTGTACTGCCGCCCCGAACTGCGGGATGACTGGCTGGCCGGGTCTGATGTTGACGctgaagtcgaagaagccctccCGCTGGAACAGGCGCTGCGGGGGTTGACTCACTGGTGGCATCTGCGCCAGTACCAGGATGTTATGGGTGGCCCTGAGGGCACAACAatgatggaggaagaaagggaCTTCTTTGTCCGAGAGCTTGAGTCCATGGGCTGGGGCTTTGCGGATGAGATGCTCAGTGGTGTTGATGAGTCGGAGATGGGGGCTGGGCCGCCCATGATGAATGGCGAGTGGGATGGGGGGCCTTTACAGATGGAGGGGTGGACTTCCTAG
- a CDS encoding uncharacterized protein (ID:PFLUO_002797-T1.cds;~source:funannotate) — protein MSDEIVWQVINQQFCSYKLKTTKGQNFCRNEYNVTGLCNRQSCPLANSRYATVRSDPETGAMYLYMKTIERSHMPSKWWERVRLPNNYGKALEQLDEKLIYWPKFLVHKCKQRLTRLTQVNIRMKNIAKEEERLGEKVVPKLAPKVRRREETRERKAESAAKVERAIERELIERLRSGAYGDRPLNVEEGIWKKVLRGLERAGDGERDEDMDDGEMIEEEEEEEEEGVGQVEYVSDLDEDEEDLEDIEDWLGAESADSSDEFDDESEDDEDEDSDDDAASVDDKKKPASASKRKRPAPQVKPRKKGPRVEIEYETEGAGKEQLMA, from the exons atgtcggacGAAATTGTCTGGCAGGTGATCAATCAGCAATTCTGCTCCTATAAGCTGAA AACTACCAAAGGCCAAAACTTCTGTCGCAACGAATACAATGTCACAGGCCTGTGCAACCGACAATCCTGCCCGCTCGCCAACAGCCGCTACGCGACCGTGCGTTCAGACCCCGAGACGGGGGCAATGTACCTGTACATGAAGACCATCGAACGGTCGCACATGCCGAGCAAATGGTGGGAGCGCGTGCGGCTGCCCAACAACTACGGCAAGGCGCTGGAACAGCTCGACGAGAAGCTGATCTACTGGCCAAAGTTCCTGGTGCACAAGTGCAAGCAGCGCCTCACGCGGCTGACGCAGGTGAATATCCGGATGAAGAACAttgccaaggaggaggaacggTTGGGCGAAAAGGTGGTTCCTAAGTTGGCGCCGAAGGTTCGGCGGAGAGAGGAGACTCGTGAGCGCAAGGCGGAGAgcgcggccaaggtggagCGCGCTATTGAGCGGGAGCTCATTGAGAGGTTGCGGTCTGGTGCCTATGGTGATCGGCCGCTTAATGTCGAGGAGGGAATTTGGAAGAAGGTTCTCAGAGGCCTTGAGAGGGCTGGTGATGGGGAGAGGgacgaagacatggatgatggggagatgatcgaggaggaggaggaagaagaggaggagggtgtcGGTCAAGTCGAGTATGTCAGTGATttggatgaggacgaggaggatctCGAGGATATCGAGGACTGGCTGGGTGCTGAGTCTGCGGATTCGAGCGATGAGTTTGATGATGAgagcgaggacgacgaggatgaggacagTGATGATGACGCTGCCAGCGTTGACGACAAAAAGAAGCCTGCGTCTGCGAGCAAGCGGAAGCGTCCTGCGCCCCAAGTGAAGCCGCGCAAGAAGGGCCCGCGCGTGGAGATCGAGTACGAGACGGAGGGCGCTGGCAAGGAGCAGCTCATGGCGTGA
- a CDS encoding uncharacterized protein (ID:PFLUO_002796-T1.cds;~source:funannotate), translating into MFSSFTSSSAISNLGSRLTNLRRAITLGDEGDDPENEDCSHISNALRAYYTEKGRPFPPWLPPDPKAPAPSPSRIIATTQIPASGPYNQPAAAVSVPYARGGGGLGDLWGDTGNAPLPTQTASLRRPRGRGGEGGGSGVPPGLNVHPPLSPAFSAPAGPMPSPHPSPSPPPGSLHPSGARPLPSQRVGSYQGQSARLDRTASSAQERLRARLHGGQRSPSPREDPSVRKPVGMSGRR; encoded by the coding sequence ATgttttcctccttcacctcctcatcTGCCATCTCCAATCTCGGCTCCCGCCTCACCAACCTCCGTCGTGCCATCACTCTCggcgacgagggcgacgacCCCGAGAACGAGGACTGCTCGCACATCTCCAACGCCCTACGCGCATACTACACTGAAAAGGGCCGCCCCTTCCCACCCTGGCTACCCCCAGACCCCAAGGCGCCAGCACCATCACCCTCGCGCATCATCGCAACCACCCAGATCCCCGCCTCGGGCCCCTACAACCAACCGGCGGCCGCCGTCTCAGTCCCTTACgcccgcggcggcggcggactAGGGGATCTGTGGGGTGACACCGGGAACGCCCCGCTGCCGACCCAAACGGCGAGTCTGCGACGGCCAAGGGGACGTGGAGGAGAGGGCGGTGGTAGTGGTGTTCCTCCCGGGTTGAACGTGCACCCTCCGCTCTCGCCTGCTTTCAGCGCGCCTGCGGGACCCATGCCGTCACCTCACCCATccccgtctccgccgccgggCTCGCTGCACCCATCTGGGGCTCGCCCGCTGCCTAGTCAGCGTGTGGGCTCGTATCAGGGCCAGTCGGCGCGATTGGATCGGACAGCTTCGTCGGCGCAGGAGAGACTTCGGGCTAGACTGCATGGGGGTCAGCGGTCCCCGAGCCCCAGGGAGGATCCGAGTGTGCGCAAGCCCGTTGGCATGTCGGGCCGACGATAA
- a CDS encoding uncharacterized protein (ID:PFLUO_002795-T1.cds;~source:funannotate): MADNNHHPEPKDVEAPQDTQKEEVVHEESDDANDTKVANALTEAAMDAELAQLEEQLQSLPKRRFEVTMANPAYFTYILVAFASMGGLLSGLDQSLISGANLFLQKSLTLSDGQDSLVNAGMPLGAVGGALILSPANEYLGRKNAIIVSCILYTIGAALEAGAIDFGMMFAGRFVLGMGVGLEGGTVPVYVAESVPRKIRGNLVSLYQLNIALGEVLGYAVAAIFVGVEGNWRFILGSSLVFSTILLVGMLFLPESPRYLMHKGREVEAYGVWKRIRGFNDLEAKDEFLGMRQAVSAEHAEQAITKKFAWMDFFTEPRARRAIVYANIMVFLGQFTGVNAIMYYMSTLMEAIGFDAKTSVFMSLVGGGSLLLGTIPAVMYMERFGRRYWANAMLPGFFVGLIFVGAGYTIDYHTHPAAAEGLYLTGIILYMGFFGSYACLTWVIPSEVFPTYLRSYGMTTADANLFLCSFIVTYNFTRMMDSMTRIGLTLGFYGGIAVIGWFYQIIFMPETKNKSLEEIDDLFSRPTSVIVKQNLKSTREIIGDLAHFRIKKVFSPAPSTSVLDH, encoded by the exons atggcggacaacaaccaccacccagaaCCCAAGGACGTCGAAGCGCCCCAAGACACCCAAAAGGAAGAAGTCGTCCACGAAGAAAGTGATGATGCCAACGACACCAAGGTCGCCAATGCCCTCACTGAAgccgccatggacgccgagctggcccagctcgaggaaCAGCTCCAGAGTCTCCCCAAGCGCCGCTTCGAGGTGACAATGGCCAACCCGGCGTACTTCACCTACATTCTGGTTGCCTTCGCATCCATGGGTGGCTTGCTGTCAGGCCTGGACCAGTCGCTCATTTCAGGCGCGAATCTGTTCCTGCAGAAGTCCTTGACTCTCTCGGATGGCCAAGATAGTTTGGTCAATGCCGGTATGCCGCTTGGTGCCGTTGGTGGTGCGTTGATCCTCTCGCCTGCCAATGAGTATCTGGGCCGCAAGAATGCGATCATTGTTTCGTGTATCCTCTATACTATTGGTGCGGCGCTCGAGGCTGGCGCAATTGATTTTGGCATGATGTTCGCGGGTCGCTTTGTTCTTGGCATGGGTGTTGGTTTGGAGGGCGGCACGGTGCCGGTCTATGTGGCTGAGAGTG TCCCCCGCAAGATCCGCGGTAACCTTGTCTCCCTCTACCAGCTCAACATCGCTCTCGGTGAAGTCCTCGGCTACGCCGTGGCTGCCATTttcgtcggcgtcgaaggCAACTGgcgcttcatcctcggctcGTCGCTCGTCTTCTCCACCATCCTGCTAGTGGGCatgctcttcctccccgaGAGCCCGCGATATTTGATGCACAAGGGCCGCGAAGTGGAAGCCTACGGAGTGTGGAAGCGGATCCGCGGGTTCAACGACCTCGAAGCCAAAGACGAGTTCCTGGGCATGCGCCAGGCCGTCAGCGCCGAGCACGCCGAGCAGGCCATTACCAAAAAGTTCGCCTGGATGGATTTCTTCACCGAGCCCCGTGCCCGTCGGGCCATTGTCTATGCCAACATCATGGTCTTCCTGGGCCAGTTCACCGGTGTCAATGCGATCATGTACTACATGTCGACGCTGATGGAGGCCATCGGCTTCGACGCCAAAACATCAGTCTTCATGTCcctcgtcggcggtggctcgctgctgctcggcaCCATCCCCGCCGTGATGTACATGGAGCGCTTCGGCCGCCGCTACTGGGCGAACGCCATGCTcccgggcttcttcgtcggcctcatcttcgtcggcgcGGGCTACACGATCGACTACCACACGCACCCTGCCGCCGCAGAGGGTCTCTACCTGACGGGGATTATCCTCTACATGGGCTTCTTCGGGTCCTACGCATGTCTGACATGGGTGATTCCCTCAGAGGTATTCCCGACCTATCTCCGCTCGTACGGGATGACGACCGCAGACGCCAATCTGTTCCTGTGCTCATTCATCGTGACCTACAACTTCACGCGCATGATGGACTCCATGACGCGCATAGGGCTGACGCTGGGTTTCTACGGCGGCATTGCCGTGATCGGATGGTTCTACCAGATCATCTTCATGCCCGAGACAAAGAATAAGtcgctggaggagatcgatgATCTCTTCTCACGCCCTACCTCGGTCATCGTCAAGCAGAACCTCAAGAGTACGCGTGAGATTATTGGCGATCTGGCCCACTTTCGGATCAAGAAGGTGTTTTCACCGGCGCCGTCTACCTCGGTTTTGGATCATTGA